A portion of the Toxoplasma gondii ME49 chromosome VIIb, whole genome shotgun sequence genome contains these proteins:
- a CDS encoding hypothetical protein (encoded by transcript TGME49_264075~Signal peptide predicted by SignalP 2.0 HMM (probability 0.996) with cleavage site probability 0.915 at residue 33~Predicted trans-membrane domain (TMHMM2.0):9-32), which produces MVNCTAIFSTMGIPGVLLVSLSLLAVSFPVCSGQENAYTFVNSKASSTFGPEFDALRAIQAGAGYWSSSGHHSGDEAGTSTTPTIPKTAVVETFFSQSLGQDSSRVQHT; this is translated from the coding sequence ATGGTCAATTGTACAGCGATATTTTCAACAATGGGGATCCCCGGGGTCTTACTCGTCTCACTGTCGCTCCTGGCCGTCTCTTTTCCCGTTTGTTCCGGGCAGGAGAATGCTTATACATTCGTCAATAGCAAGGCATCCTCCACTTTCGGTCCTGAATTTGATGCCCTTCGAGCGATTCAGGCTGGAGCAGGCTACTGGTCCAGCTCGGGGCATCATTCTGGCGATGAGGCAGGTACCAGCACTACGCCGACTATTCCGAAAACAGCTGTTGTGGAAACATTCTTTTCTCAGTCACTTGGACAGGATTCTTCGAGAGTCCAGCATACTTAA
- a CDS encoding F5/8 type C domain-containing protein (encoded by transcript TGME49_264070), with translation MLFDHPHTAKIVTISMRKAIHDFFGINEVVPLSAGEPLAMLVSGITNEDGEMCLQVEGGLYNQDGAAVTLDSCASAFAAGDGRELWRTNANQQFIAARSKPPKCLTLQDGNTADGGSVVLVDCLLALEEADGRSSWTVEPNSQFRLQKSGYFCLTQKDIHGNQAGVGDIAKSFNAAATCSSVADSKHMPMNAVDGDPTTYWASEAFGDANPHPVDFSVNLGKPARVSGVRIDWEYPAQAYRIDGSLDGTAFSELASNMANPSNSTLEVFAGSEAQFLRIALLQPHSKNGKVGDKYFYGIRDVEVLANRLQTVVGDCREAANSNDARDKYFVESTSTFDPAFADKISSIDDDVLDRTEALDKKTNELRNVLPHAKACLSEKQEYEGRIVKSAAESASIVGQHDQFTEMQTSNQPIHMELSPGNISMRIHTRNVPTFGLGDSASYPAEDCYAVKSQDPSAASGFYWVLPRCAPEPLRVYCDMKTATSMYFWHGTPGAKPGGSINDKVNSLASLRLRCAEVGLEPLVLRSADHLQAIKDATELIGYGDSGVIPLAYDYGCLNGHCTGSFRDLYSGSTDLTALLMSQSSLSTELGRMTPAAGVGLAGKNTSYFDMDLSDIAAVVCSTNAMEGEDVLPHVDIPCDATAEEHEAFRGIINTNVVVECPPGCEEHSTLPVYGSGGVYSDSSSVCRAAIHAGVIKSGGVVNISLESPRESYEGSTRNGIKSAALNTPNNVELVDLVMGEALRGELPSRSRGVAFRSIRVGPVAKDCPIEEFAAPASSFLELTSSSNLESTAEASETPNEKQENVMLDPSVALVIRQMLQQMDAIHGVDPATVFAAQSQAAEAVREIKKYLKSAEVLQRKQAARTEELYLAGEDLMTKILAEAGRYFNGLEELYVELERAEEQRLEEAGFSSFELNYETMPFSQTFAVYDTLRVKNGPSSWGYSEDTVAGHRNMIVQTSAIIGSHDGDGTFAMLKGHRFFDFIAQADLYAVGSGSIGVSFRMRDPNNMFLFEANRERGYKRLIRIDSGDAVIIAQRDDGGYEGGTWYRVRIETTHGYIKVCFGDANGSLQNIFYVLDERFLSGSIGLYSSGMDGGLFFDNVRIKAKTCSHISREAPPLPPRCARFIEMYLERPEALYEVPVLDGGDTKPLWQYKAHVAGRRRVLQPQGLVVEDSSPSMVVLKSPKICKDGNYSFDFYHACPDGTVGAIFRFHSPDRYHSVQVTGSQINLSRTENGVKKTLASKAITPHTGQWNRVELQFHGPDVVVLLSAGNGHQEALKAKLPDEGDHGQVGLLSAHCDHHAFDRLSLSPPETIEEATNVAESRNKKSWGVCPESVHLLQRRDACEAMAPKKSGAQIECISKFCDQCCQYHTALVGDGEKDICLVECLKNEKTAERLQTNFIGKLKQCTDVNGDAFSHCTTEDPTCALEACHFCCTTSEGAEDVKGVPKALVNGLNAAETEECKFQCNRSFS, from the exons ATGTTGTTCGACCACCCTCACACTGCAAAGATAGTGACGATTTCCATGCGCAAGGCAATCCACGACTTTTTCGGCATCAACGAAGTGGTTCCACTCAGCGCTGGGGAACCTCTGGCAATGTTAGTTTCGGGTATCACAAATGAAGACGGCGAAATGTGCCTGCAG GTCGAGGGCGGTCTGTACAATCAAGATGGAGCGGCAGTCACCCTCGACAGCTGTGCAAGTGCGTTTGCTGCTGGCGACGGACGA GAACTGTGGAGGACAAATGCGAATCAGCAGTTCATCGCCGCAAGGAGCAAGCCTCCCAAATGCCTGACACTTCAGGACGGCAACACTGCGG ACGGAGGCAGCGTAGTGCTAGTTGACTGCTTGCTTGCGTTGGAGGAGGCTGATGGACGATCCAGTTGGACTGTGGAACCCAACTCGCAATTCCGCCTGCAGAAATCTGGCTACTTCTGTTTGACTCAAAAGGATATCCATGGCAACCAAGCTGGTGTAGGAGACATTGCGAAGTCCTTCAACGCGGCAGCAACATGCTCCAGTGTTGCTGATTCCAAACATATGCCCATGAACGCTGTCGACGGCGACCCAACAACATATTGGGCTTCCGAGGCATTTGGCGATGCAAATCCTCATCCAGTGGACTTCAGCGTCAACTTAG GCAAGCCTGCACGAGTTTCTGGTGTTCGCATCGACTGGGAGTACCCTGCTCAAGCCTATCGAATTGACGGCAGCCTCGACGGAACCGCGTTCAG CGAGCTGGCAAGCAACATGGCTAACCCATCAAATTCCACATTAGAAGTGTTCGCAGGCAGCGAGGCTCAGTTCCTTAGAATAGCTCTTCTACAGCCCCATTCCAAGAATGGAAAAGTTGGCGACAAATATTTCTACGGAATCAGGGACGTCGAAGTTCTCGCGAACCGACTTCAGACAGTCGTTGGTGATTGCAGAGAGGCAGCAAACTCGAACGATGCTAGGGACAAGTATTTCGTCGAGTCAACATCCACATTTGATCCAGCATTCGCTGACAAGATTTCGTCTATTGATGATGATGTCCTTGATAGGACTGAGGCCTTGGACAAGAAGACAAACGAACTGCGTAATGTTCTTCCCCATGCAAAGGCCTGCCTGTCCGAAAAGCAGGAGTACGAGGGACGGATTGTCAAATCAGCAGCTGAGTCCGCTTCAATAGTGGGGCAGCACGACCAATTCACGGAGATGCAGACGTCCAATCAGCCGATTCACATGGAGTTGAGTCCCGGTAATATTTCAATGCGGATTCACACCCGAAATGTCCCTACATTCGGTTTAGGCGATTCTGCAAGCTATCCTGCTGAAGATTGCTATGCTGTGAAGAGCCAAGACCCATCGGCGGCATCCGGCTTCTACTG GGTCTTACCACGCTGTGCACCGGAGCCTCTTCGAGTATACTGTGACATGAAGACAGCCACTTCAATGTACTTCTGGCATGGAACACCAGGAGCAAAGCCAGGAGGAAGCATTAATGACAAGGTTAATTCCCTGGCAAGTCTCCGTCTGCGCTGTGCTGAGGTGGGGTTAGAGCCACTTGTTTTACGGTCTGCTGATCACCTCCAAGCAATCAAAGATGCAACTGAACTCATAG GATATGGTGACTCCGGTGTCATTCCTCTAGCATATGATTACGGATGCCTGAATGGCCACTGTACGGGCAGTTTCAGA GACTTGTATTCGGGTAGCACAGACCTCACGGCTCTGCTGATGTCCCAGTCTTCGTTGAGCACCGAGCTCGGGCGCATGACCCCTGCTGCAG GTGTTGGACTAGCCGGGAAAAATACGTCGTATTTTGACATGGATCTTTCCGATATCGCCGCCGTTGTGTGTTCGACAAACGCGATGGAGGGCGAGGATGTCCT GCCTCATGTCGATATCCCGTGTGATGCTACCGCGGAAGAACATGAAGCATTCAGGGGAATCATAAAC ACTAATGTGGTAGTTGAGTGTCCGCCAGGTTGCGAGGAACATTCAACCCTCCCTGTCTACGGCAGCGGAGGTGTGTACTCGGACTCAAGTTCGGTGTGTCGTGCTGCGATTCATGCTGGTGTAATCAAGTCGGGAGGTGTTGTGAACATTTCCCTAGAGTCACCAAGGGAGTCCTACGAGGGATCAACTAGGAACGGAATTAAATCAGCTGCGTTGAATACGCCGAATAACGTGGAGTTGGTAGATCTTGTGATGGGAGAGGCCCTTCGGGGAGAGCTTCCCAGCCGTTCTCGGGGTGTCGCTTTCCGAAGCATCCGCGTTGGACCGGTCGCCAAG GATTGCCCGATCGAAGAATTCGCTGCTCCAgcctcgtcttttctcgagCTGACCTCGTCCTCTAACTTAGAATCAACAGCTGAGGCTTCCGAAACGCCCaacgagaagcaggaaaatGTCATGCTGGATCCTTCCGTTGCTCTCGTCATTAGACAGATGCTGCAACAGATGG ATGCGATTCATGGCGTGGACCCTGCAACGGTCTTCGCAGCCCAAAGTCAAGCAGCGGAAGCTGTCCGCGAAATAAAAAAGTACCTGAAGTCTGCTGAGGTGCTACAAAGGAAGCAAGCTGCTCGAACTGAAGAGCT GTACCTCGCCGGCGAAGATCTTATGACCAAGATCTTGGCGGAAGCGGGTCGCTACTTCAACGGCCTGGAGGAGCTTTACGTCGAGCTGGAAAGGGCGGAGGAACAGAGACTCGAGGAAGCTGGTTTTTCATCATTCGAACTAAACTACGAAACAATGCCATTTTCCCAAACATTTGCCGTCTACGACACTCTTCGGGTTAAAAATGGACCAAGCAGCTGGGGATACTCCGAAGATACAGTGGCGGGTCACAGGAACATGATAGTTCAAACGTCAGCAATCATCGGGTCTCACGATGGAGATGGTACATTCGCAATGCTGAAGGGTCATCGATTCTTCGACTTCATTGCCCAAGCCGACCTCTAC GCTGTCGGCTCTGGAAGCATCGGGGTGTCTTTCCGTATGAGAGATCCGAATAACATGTTTCTGTTCGAAGCCAATAGGGAGCGAGGCTACAAACGGCTGATACGCATCGACAGTGGGGATGCAGTCATCATTGCACAACGAGATGATGGAGGATATGAAGGTGGAACGTGGTACCGCGTTAGGATCGAAACAACACACGGATATATTAAGGTGTGTTTCGGCGATGCCAACGGCAGCCTGCAGAATATTTTCTA TGTCCTGGACGAgcgtttcctctccggcTCCATTGGCCTGTATTCCTCTGGAATGGATGGTGGCTTGTTCTTCGACAACGTCCGCATCAAGGCAAAGACCTGCTCCCATATTTCTAGGGAAgcccctcctcttcctccgcggTGTGCCCGCTTCATAGAAATGTACCTTGAGCGTCCGGAAGCCCTTTACGAGGTTCCGGTACTTGACGGCGGTGATACGAAGCCTCTTTGGCAGTATAAG GCTCATGTGGCAGGCAGACGGAGAGTTCTCCAGCCTCAGGGGCTGGTGGTTGAGGATTCCTCCCCTTCGATGGTTGTTTTAAAGTCGCCGAAAATAT GCAAAGACGGAAACTACTCGTTCGACTTCTATCACGCATGCCCCGATGGCACTGTTGGGGCTATTTTCCGCTTTCACTCCCCAGATCGTTACCACAGTGTACAAGTGACGGGCTCTCA AATTAACTTGTCGCGGACGGAGAACGGCGTCAAGAAAACACTAGCAAGCAAGGCCATCACGCCTCATACTGGACAATGGAATAGGGTGGAGCTTCAATTCCATGGACCTGACGTCGTGGTACTTTTGAGTGCTGGTAATGGTCACCAAGAGGCCTTAAAGGCGAAGCTTCCGGATGAAGGCGATCATGGCCAAGTTGGGCTCTTGAGCGCACACTGCGACCACCACGCTTTTGAtcggctttctctgtcgcctcccgAAACCATTGAAGAGGCAACAAACGTGGCCGAATCCAGAAACAAAAAATCATG GGGAGTGTGTCCGGAATCTGTCCACTTGTTGCAACGCCGAGATGCATGCGAGGCAATGGCCCCAAAGAAGTCAGGAGCGCAGATCGAGTGCATCAGCAAGTTCTGCGACCAGTGTTGTCAATACCACACCGCTTTAGTCGGTGACGGTGAAAAGGACATCTGCCTAGTCGAATGTCTTAAGAATGAGAAGACAGCCGAACGTCTTCAAACCAACTTTATAGGCAAACTAAAACAATGCACAGACGTTAACGGTGATGCATTCAGTCATTGCACGACG GAGGACCCCACCTGCGCACTGGAGGCGTGTCACTTCTGCTGTACGACAagtgaaggagcagaagacgtCAAAGGTGTTCCCAAGGCACTCGTCAACGGTTTGAATGCAGCAGAAACTGAGGAATGCAAGTTTCAGTGTAACCGTTCGTTTAGCTGA
- a CDS encoding PCI domain-containing protein (encoded by transcript TGME49_264060) gives MLADGLPSRGRRGGRRGGQGGGPRLVAAPWVSSGGGERNGSTAEWISDMVTAIVQNNGELFSDLIRERERLIPDHEIRSMPETVMSAIPHNKLREAGLLKGDSLYKKLLQEFLRLRQLQARHPVRWSEVVKQCIALLDIYIDVYVDPNLESCGWLVPGLAALCSIMNKAAYAADNSQDETADFMDDEDVPEDEETQNKYTKEVLNAIRPKLGKVRGDEERHGAYIVLLGQSIKRCLQLGNMQMAAGFLKLCDSKQINFSRVPRGPIVNFRYYLGKLYMQQEQFEQAEAELVWAFTHCPEANINVRRNILECLIPVRLRMGKVPPLELLRKYRMEHYVQIISSMKTGNVSSFDKTMEIHERILINHGTILCVERIKFIVYRTLMKHVKEWWLKSGLASKPNIVPISAFSTALKWQSDSLFDDDEMACISANLIRMGYIKGYISWEHMVIVFSNQNPFPSLRTMRPS, from the exons ATGCTGGCTGATGGACTTCCCTCGAGAGGGCGCCGCGGGGGGCGGAGAGGTGGGCAGGGCGGTGGCCCTAGGTTGGTGGCGGCACCCTGGGTTTCTtcaggaggaggcgaacgtAACGGTTCCACTGCTGAGTGGATCAGTGATATGGTTACTGCCATAGTGCAGAATAATGGAGAGCTGTTCTCCGACCTGATTCGTGAACGAGAAAGACTGATACCAGACCACGAGATACGGAGCATGCCAGAA ACGGTCATGAGTGCAATTCCTCACAACAAGCTGCGGGAGGCAGGTCTTTTGAAAGGAGATTCACTGTACAAAAAACTACTTCAGGAGTTCCTGCGTCTACGTCAACTTCAAGCGCGCCATCCAGTTCGATGGAGTGAGGTCGTCAAGCAGTGCATCGCGTTGCTTGACATTTATATCGACGTGTATGTGGATCCCAATTTAGAATCCTGCGGTTGGCTTGTCCCGGGTCTCGCAGCCCTGTGCAGTATCATGAATAAAGCCGCGTATGCGGCTGACAACTCGCAAGATGAAACTGCTGATTTTATGGACGACGAGGACGTTccagaagatgaagaaacacagaacaaGTACACCAAGGAGGTTCTCAATGCTATTCGACCGAAATTGGGAAAGGTCAGGGGTGATGAAGAACGACATGGCGCGTACATAGTTCTTCTCGGTCAGTCCATCAAGCGGTGCCTGCAGCTCGGCAACATGCAGATGGCCGCTGGCTTTCTGAAGCTATGTGATTCCAA GCAAATCAATTTTTCTCGTGTTCCCCGTGGCCCAATCGTTAACTTTCGCTACTACCTTGGCAAGTTGTACATGCAGCAGGAGCAGTTTGAACAG GCCGAAGCGGAGCTAGTATGGGCGTTCACGCATTGCCCGGAGGCGAATATCAATGTACGAAG GAATATTTTGGAATGTCTAATCCCTGTGCGTCTGCGCATGGGAAAAGTACCTCCCTTGGAGTTACTGAGAAAGTACAG GATGGAGCACTATGTTCAGATAATATCCTCTATGAAGACAGGCAATGTCTCAAGTTTCGACAAAACCATG GAGATCCACGAACGAATTCTGATAAATCATGGAACAATTCTCTGCGTTGAGAGAATCAAATTCATCGTTTACAGGACGCTAATGAAGCACGT CAAGGAATGGTGGTTAAAGAGTGGACTCGCATCGAAGCCTAACATAGTGCCCATTTCAGCTTTTTCAACGGCGCTGAAATGGCAAAGCGACAGCCTCTTCGATGATGATGAA ATGGCCTGTATCAGCGCGAATCTGATTCGAATGGGATATATCAAG GGTTACATCTCTTGGGAGCACATGGTGATCGTTTTCAGCAACCAAAATCCATTCCCAAGCCTGAGAACTATGCGGCCGAGTTAG
- a CDS encoding ubiquitin-conjugating enzyme subfamily protein (encoded by transcript TGME49_264050), with translation MATAESSVTSMPSAVKIEDIGKSRLFVSESMAAHPSTGQIDVRRLQRTVIPIPFRILAGVDEDGETVTTDRDIIEKNLELYSLLIEYSQTSQNSPEGVYCIPSWDNLRVWDGVILLRHGIYQGGIFKFRIKVPPSYPADPPGVEFVSRVFHPLVDPETKTLNMKPQFATWRPDKDYLPMLLLYLKSIFYKREFLKGTDAEDAWLNPEAGKTFREDKKNFLEKVKACVEESQAKVYDKEENFVFNFSEFHREKKPIIQALSVLSHDITCVDPKEIFINWFLGEWSNSEFGSGGSTGANLFNAE, from the exons ATGGCTACAGCTGAGAGCTCCGTGACTTCGATGCCGTCAGCGGTGAAAATTGAGGACATCGGCAAGAGTCGACTCTTCGTCAGCGAAAGCATGGCTGCTCATCCATCGACCGGACAAATCGATGTCCGTCGCTTGCAGAGAACTGTAATTCCCATACCGTTTCGCATCCTAGCTGGTGTtgacgaagacggcgagacTGTCACAACTGACCGGGATATCATTGAAAAGAATCTGGAACTCTACTCCCTGTTGATCGAATA CTCCCAAACATCTCAGAACTCACCCGAGGGCGTGTACTGCATTCCGTCATGGGACAATCTTCGAG TATGGGACGGAGTGATTCTGCTACGCCATGGCATCTATCAGGGCGGAATCTTCAAATTCAGAATCAAGGTTCCCCCGTCATACCCTGCCGATCCCCCAGGTGTCGAGTTCGTCTCTCGAGTCTTTCATCCGCTGGTTGATCCTGAAACCAAAACCCTTAACATGAAG CCTCAGTTTGCGACCTGGCGCCCCGACAAAGACTACTTGCCCATGCTTCTGTTGTATCTGAAAAGCATCTTCTACAAGCGAGAGTTTCTCAAAGGAACGGACGCGGAGGACGCTTGGCTAAACCCggaagcaggaaaaac ATTtcgagaagacaagaagaactTCCTCGAGAAGGTCAAGGCGTGCGTCGAAGAGTCTCAAGCCAAAGTGTATGACAAGGAGGAAAACTTTGTGTTCAATTTTTCTGAGTTTCACCGTGAGAAGAAGCCTATCATTCAGGCTCTGAGCGTCCTTTCCCACGACATCACCTGCGTTGACCCCAAAGAAATTTTCATTAACTGGTTTCTTGGGGAGTGGTCAAATTCAGAGTTTGGGTCGGGAGGCAGTACTGGCGCCAACCTCTTCAACGCCGAATGA
- a CDS encoding hypothetical protein (encoded by transcript TGME49_264040~Signal peptide predicted by SignalP 2.0 HMM (probability 0.736) with cleavage site probability 0.479 at residue 21), with product MLRTSLLLRFAGAPIVSSTRGALLSVSRPSRGPTTPFSSTPAPYSAISRASTVSSSQTGTAGSESISDKIYRWLDITGFLTRWNNRKEWLLDLPPFSRQGTPLVTEFERKQEMFVSLNAFVISIFALYLGVKGMSHLSYKGPTPSYEGFPGVDGRKKDFTMMSRLWFIEPKERCKECRWLDLECKKECFASLKAEGHTLKVNGGNPLSVPRGKLEPPHFH from the coding sequence ATGTTGCGGACATCTTTACTACTCCGCTTCGCCGGAGCGCCGATCGTCAGCTCTACGCGGGGAGCGTTGCTGTCTGTGTCACGCCCTTCTCGAGGACCGACGACTCCATTTTCATCAACTCCAGCACCTTATTCTGCCATTTCTCGTGCGTCGACAGTTTCCTCTTCGCAAACAGGAACGGCTGGAAGCGAGTCGATCTCAGACAAGATCTATCGCTGGTTAGACATCACCGGATTCCTCACACGGTGGAACAACAGGAAGGAGTGGCTACTGGACTTGCCGCCGTTTAGCCGACAGGGCACTCCACTGGTCACCGAATTTgaaaggaaacaggagaTGTTCGTCAGCTTGAACGCATTCGTAATCTCAATTTTCGCGTTGTACCTCGGTGTGAAAGGGATGAGCCATCTGAGCTACAAGGGCCCGACACCGTCGTACGAAGGGTTCCCCGGGGTGGATGGCCGGAAAAAGGATTTCACGATGATGAGTCGTCTGTGGTTCATTGAACCCAAAGAACGTTGCAAGGAGTGCAGATGGCTTGATCTGGAGTGCAAGAAGGAGTGCTTTGCGAGCTTGAAGGCAGAAGGCCATACCCTGAAAGTCAACGGAGGAAAtcccctctctgttcctAGAGGCAAACTGGAGCCACCTCACTTTCACTGA